A single genomic interval of Cataglyphis hispanica isolate Lineage 1 chromosome 25, ULB_Chis1_1.0, whole genome shotgun sequence harbors:
- the LOC126858418 gene encoding uncharacterized protein LOC126858418 isoform X5, which yields MRGFAIVFLVKASGGRYALKRMYVNNEHDLNVCKREIQIASNLNGHKNIIGYIDSSITHTGKGVHELLLLMPYCKSQVLQMMNNRLQTGFSESEVLQIFCDVCEAVSRLHHCQTPIIHRDLKVENILLADSGHYVLCDFGSATGKVLNPSVHGAAVVEEEIKKYTTLSYRAPEMVDMYCGKPITTKADIWALGCLLYKLCFFTLPFGESTLAIQSGNFTIPDNSRYSKALHCLIRYMLEPDPDLRPDIYQVSVIAFQIQGKECPVQNLHKVPTPTIESLPCPLMESENIKRSSSVKTPKPAPIATTVEGTSVTPRQRPKGQAVSTGPISLSGQIVGQISGQGNQAQNTPGNSISYVQVSPHVCTPNQNVPFVQPSQGQPSQSPMISHSPLTQQSPVTVQDKNAFYFDSRQHDTRTNVNEKNLEALFPSSGYPDPFKDDTTAMPPPTKIPPPVAPKPGKILPKLSNPSYPSSSKYPPVASLPSKLSISTGPNKATPPTQVTPPALPKPVNKTESLSQNISSSTSPPDSPTLSSRHRRNVSDTSAFNNGHFDVHRAFATETSQFLAPYEASVKPRSDDATTPPELPSDTRPCITTSASHVRVGELSSLMGSEGRSLSADVAAWNPFEDVQPFNQLTEDHIFGAEFDKIRRGSNTSISGVKSRESLVMTYTELPEDPFESAPFSLPTGKKSKIGSKTAAIAGGKSARVPLTQWNNSGLEHGGGVDDEASLITESSPISPPFVRAPTEDRSKYEKLAFNADEVSSDSDGKTDTKERARKTRRRVKNVLNRGKRRVAAHRDTNADNSNATNVDYESDDSIGSASDLRAMNDEEEGNDEDGEENDDDDGNKRGKHDETISESVRTCGSSAYHAECESVATHEDDYRMKRPRRQHHYRQQQVQQLPTIDADPIVGHQYGEKPLLLDDELDPESKPEQSHGDPFVRHQYGSKPLLFNNGDSSSDDNNDDKSKSLIQNGIWKIENDVFALAPFPRSSSSRKSSDSRESEPKNVDPGSSTRNSPRNSNLVTPISNSPLPTEVVLADVIENKTTALPPPRPAALSCKYPKSIANNKTIYYEEPSSFPRQSNIQTSPVKSNPHVGIAEEEEEKEEEQENVEKDLFGSSPFSPSGFTNPFNNVQSSYVTNIDSTSTQPTISMILSPAGSSSSYVDYGNRIPQLQSSHNNVVSDNYYTSHSNSTVASTSKYGKVTVNSGELAAEPSKDLFGSIPFDEFASLKINEQQQRPTSLSLSQSPNYVDNVALSTTSALPVSSVMQSPKNTIVHLMPTPPSQSQPPPPPTPTYTIQPTAHTARITVHAVNSVSKVDITCDMISPMSPEPLVVVDDDTPKHNKRERSKSDKSKYHLIDENHGDIVNVLQTAHKVSHKTKSTSHHKKTPKGKKNSTAATTGFSNMSFEDFPSDENEERQAGRTKVAPFEVIREVSEKRFGSLKRRSNPFT from the exons ATGC GAGGATTTGCAATTGTATTTTTGGTCAAAGCCTCAGGTGGACGATATGCGCTTAAACGAATGTATGTCAACAATGAACATGATCTCAATGTATGCAAAAGGGAGATACAAATTGCC AGCAACTTGAAtggtcataaaaatattataggatATATAGATAGTAGTATAACTCACACTGGCAAAGGAGTACATGAACTTCTGCTTTTAATGCCTTATTGTAAATCCCAAGTTCTTCAAATGATGAATAACAG GCTGCAAACAGGTTTTAGTGAATCAGAAgttctacaaattttttgtgatGTTTGCGAAGCTGTGTCTCGGTTGCATCATTGTCAAACTCCCATAATTCATAGAGATCTCaag GTGGAGAATATACTGCTTGCTGACAGCGGTCATTATGTTCTATGTGATTTTGGCTCTGCGACGGGAAAGGTTCTTAATCCCAGCGTCCATGGCGCCGCGGTAGTTGAGGAggagataaagaaatataccACTTTAAGTTATAGAGCGCCCGAAATGGTTGATATGTACTGTGGAAAACCTATCACTACAAAGGCGGATATATGG GCTTTAGGATGCCTGCTGTATAAACTTTGTTTCTTTACACTACCGTTTGGTGAAAGCACACTTGCTATACAATCTGGGAATTTTACTATACCTGATAATTCAAG aTATAGCAAGGCTCTTCATTGTTTAATTCGGTATATGCTTGAACCAGATCCTGATCTACGTCCTGACATTTATCAAGTTTCTGTGATCGCTTTTCAAATTCAGGGTAAAGAGTGCCCTGTACAGAATTTGCAT aaAGTTCCTACGCCGACAATAGAGTCGTTGCCGTGTCCGCTCATGgaatctgaaaatattaaaagatcatCATCTGTTAAAACACCAAAACCTGCGCCTATAGCGACGACGGTCGAGGGCACATCTGTGACACCGAGACAAAGACCGAAGGGACAAGCTGTTAGCACAGGACCGATTAGTTTGAGCGGTCAAATCGTAGGACAAATATCAGGTCAAGGAAATCAGGCGCAAAATACACCGGGAAATTCTATCTCTTATGTTCAA GTATCGCCGCATGTTTGCACCCCCAATCAGAATGTACCCTTTGTTCAGCCATCGCAGGGACAGCCATCACAAAGCCCAATGATTAGTCACTCTCCTCTAACTCAACAGTCACCTGTTACCGTTCAAGATaagaatgcattttattttgattcgcGGCAACACGATACAAGAACAAATGTCAATGAGAAAAATCTGGAAGCTTTATTTCCATCATcag GATATCCGGATCCGTTCAAAGACGACACGACGGCAATGCCGCCGCCTACCAAAATTCCACCTCCCGTCGCTCCTAAACCTGGCAAAATTCTCCCAAAACTATCTAATCCTAGTTATCCATCGTCGTCTAAATATCCGCCAGTTGCTTCACTACCGTCAAAGTTGTCTATTTCAACGGGGCCTAATAAAGCAACTCCACCGACGCAAGTGACACCGCCAGCTTTACCGAAACCAGTTAACAAAACGGAAAGCTTGAGTCAAAACATAAGCTCGAGCACATCTCCTCCTGACAGTCCGACATTGTCCTCGCGGCATAGGAGAAATGTCAGTGATACGAGCGCTTTTAATAA tgGCCATTTCGATGTTCACAGAGCGTTTGCGACCGAAACCTCTCAATTCTTAGCGCCATACGAGGCTTCGGTTAAGCCGCGTTCCGATGATGCGACTACACCTCCCGAACTTCCAAGTGATACAAGGCCTTGTATAACAACTAGTGCCTCGCATGTACGTGTT GGCGAACTTTCAAGTCTAATGGGATCGGAAGGGCGATCATTGAGTGCGGATGTGGCCGCGTGGAATCCGTTTGAAGATGTACAACCTTTTAATCAGTTAACAGAAGATCATATTTTTGGTGCTGAGTTTGACAAAATAAGAAGAGGGAGCAATACCAGTATCAGTGGAGTGAAAAGTCGTGAAAGTCTTGTTATGACATATACAGAATTACCAGAAGATCCCTTTGAATCTGCACCGTTTAGCCTGCCAA cAGGAAAGAAGAGTAAAATTGGATCAAAGACTGCTGCTATTGCTGGAG GAAAATCGGCAAGAGTACCGCTAACGCAGTGGAACAATTCCGGGCTCGAACACGGCGGTGGCGTGGATGACGAAGCGTCCTTAATCACGGAATCCAGTCCGATCTCGCCACCGTTTGTTCGCGCGCCGACCGAGGATCGTTCCAAGTACGAGAAATTGGCATTCAACGCCGACGAAGTATCAAGCGACAGCGACGGAAAGACAGATACCAAGGAACGAGCGAGGAAGACGAGGCGGCGAGTGAAGAATGTGTTGAACCGCGGCAAGAGAAGAGTGGCGGCTCATCGCGATACGAACGCGGACAATAGTAATGCGACGAACGTGGATTACGAGTCGGACGATTCGATCGGCTCGGCCAGCGATCTGCGTGCGATGAACGACGAGGAAGAAGGAAACGATGAGGACGGTGAGGAgaatgatgacgatgatggcAACAAGCGTGGCAAGCATGACGAGACCATTTCCGAGAGTGTGCGTACGTGTGGCAGTTCCGCGTATCACGCGGAATGCGAGTCCGTAGCAACGCACGAGGATGATTATAGGATGAAGAGGCCGAGGAGACAGCATCATTATCGGCAACAACAGGTGCAACAGTTGCCGACCATCGACGCGGATCCGATTGTCGGCCATCAGTACGGCGAGAAACCGCTGCTCCTGGACGACGAATTAGATCCTGAGTCTAAGCCGGAACAATCGCACGGAGATCCCTTCGTGCGACATCAGTATGGTTCTAAACCGTTGCTATTCAACAACGGGGATAGTTCGTCTGACGACAACAATGATGACAAGTCCAAGTCGTTGATTCAAAATGGAATTTGGAAGATAGAGAACGATGTGTTCGCTTTGGCACCATTTCCACGGTCCAGCAGTTCCAGGAAGAGTAGTGATAGTCGCGAGAGCGAGCCCAAAAATGTCGATCCGGGCAGCAGCACGAGGAATTCGCCTCGTAATTCGAATTTGGTGACGCCAATTTCCAATTCACCCTTACCGACGGAAGTGGTATTAGCGGATGTAATAGAGAACAAAACGACGGCACTTCCGCCGCCGAGGCCCGCTGCTTTGTCCTGCAAGTATCCAAAAAGCATTGCGAATAACAAGACTATCTATTACGAGGAACCATCATCTTTTCCTCGTCAATCAAACATTCAAACATCGCCAGTCAAGAGCAATCCTCATGTCGGCATCGctgaagaggaagaagaaaaggaagaagagcAGGAAAACGTCGAAAAGGATCTCTTTGGTTCCTCGCCATTCAGTCCCAGCGGATTCACCAATCCTTTCAACAATGTTCAGTCCAGCTATGTCACGAACATTGACTCAACGTCAACTCAGCCGACGATATCGATGATTTTGAGTCCGGCAGGCTCTTCCTCTTCCTATGTCGATTATGGTAACCGCATTCCTCAGCTACAATCATCTCACAATAATGTAGTATCagataattattacacaaGTCATTCTAATAGTACGGTTGCTTCAACATCGAAATATGGGAAGGTGACGGTGAATTCCGGTGAACTTGCAGCGGAACCTTCCAAGGATCTCTTCGGGTCAATTCCATTCGACGAGTTCGCTTCGCTGAAGATCAATGAGCAGCAGCAGCGTCCAACGTCTCTATCACTATCGCAGTCGCCCAACTACGTGGATAATGTCGCGTTATCCACTACGTCTGCACTACCCGTCAGCAGCGTCATGCAATCTCCGAAGAATACTATTGTTCACTTGATGCCAACACCACCGTCGCAGTCACAGCCGCCGCCACCACCCACGCCCACTTATACGATTCAACCAACCGCGCACACCGCCAGGATCACCGTGCACGCGGTCAACAGCGTCTCCAAGGTGGACATTACGTGTGATATGATATCGCCCATGTCGCCCGAACCTCTGGTCGTCGTGGATGATGACACGCCCAAACATAACAAGAGGGAGAGATCCAAGTCGGACAAATCCAAGTATCATTTGATCGACGAGAATCACGGTGACATCGTCAACGTGTTACAAACGGCACACAAGGTTTCTCACAAGACCAAGTCGACGAGTCATCACAAGAAAACGCCCAAAGGCAAGAAGAATAGTACGGCCGCGACTACAGGTTTCAGCAACATGAGCTTCGAGGATTTTCCCAGCGATGAGAATGAAGAAAGGCAAGCGGGACGAACGAAGGTTGCGCCTTTTGAAGTGATCCGTGAAGTGTCGGAGAAACGATTCGGATCGTTGAAAAGGCGGAGTAATCCGTTCACCTGA